From the genome of Bradyrhizobium elkanii USDA 76, one region includes:
- a CDS encoding arylsulfatase → MLMALSGPVSTPALAQNQQKPNILFIMGDDIGWMQPSIYHRGLMVGETPNIDRIGNEGAMFTHYYAEQSCTAGRTAFITGMQPVRVGMVLPEIPGSPSYLRTGTPTLAKFLLDLGYTTGEFGKNHLGDHTESLPAAQGFQEYWGYLYHLDAMQGVSFPDLNKTATQQTLAPPCKNTPIPGVAEVPGAVDPRTTVCLTPPRPMLACKSSDGTAKNMTCKDEGPLTLERSKTVDEEISAKVVDFLDRNDPKKTSKPFFVWYNPARMHITTVLPDKYLNMVGEPGGKDWGVNEAGMKQMDDNIGVVLKKLEDMGQLDNTIVVFTTDNGAETITFPDGGVTPFKGGKLSTWEGGMRAPMVIRWPGVIKPGTVKNEMFSALDWLPTFVEIAGGPKGDALKQQVEAGYPNMVKTTLDGVNQIDYLSGKSDKSARDHFLYYSGKEPSAVRYKNWKMYFAMVSDSPAGFIAGVQPYSWTQVVNIKRDPFETSVGTQLKTLFGMAGAIASPSTAYVYDWNMLPIGQQLWLRHLETFIKFPPLQDPASYNLEQVMQRVKDMKTAGRSD, encoded by the coding sequence ATGCTGATGGCCTTGTCCGGTCCGGTCAGCACACCGGCGTTGGCGCAAAACCAGCAAAAGCCAAACATTCTCTTCATCATGGGTGACGACATCGGCTGGATGCAGCCGAGCATCTACCATCGCGGATTGATGGTCGGGGAGACGCCCAACATCGATCGCATCGGCAACGAAGGCGCGATGTTCACGCACTACTACGCCGAGCAGAGCTGCACGGCCGGGCGTACGGCCTTCATCACCGGCATGCAGCCGGTTCGCGTCGGCATGGTCTTGCCGGAAATTCCCGGTAGCCCATCCTATCTGCGGACGGGGACGCCGACGCTTGCCAAGTTCCTGCTCGATCTCGGCTACACCACCGGCGAGTTCGGCAAGAACCATCTCGGCGACCACACCGAGTCGCTGCCGGCTGCGCAAGGCTTCCAGGAATACTGGGGCTATCTCTATCACCTCGACGCCATGCAAGGGGTGAGCTTCCCCGACCTCAACAAAACCGCGACCCAGCAGACCCTTGCGCCGCCATGCAAGAACACGCCGATCCCCGGCGTGGCTGAGGTCCCCGGCGCTGTAGATCCCAGGACCACGGTTTGCCTGACGCCGCCGCGTCCGATGCTCGCCTGCAAGTCCTCGGACGGCACCGCAAAGAACATGACCTGCAAGGATGAGGGTCCGCTGACTCTCGAGCGATCCAAGACCGTGGACGAAGAAATCTCGGCCAAGGTCGTCGACTTCCTCGATCGCAACGACCCGAAGAAGACCAGCAAGCCGTTCTTCGTCTGGTACAACCCGGCACGCATGCACATCACGACCGTGCTGCCGGACAAGTATCTGAACATGGTGGGCGAGCCTGGCGGCAAGGATTGGGGCGTCAACGAAGCCGGCATGAAGCAGATGGATGACAACATCGGCGTGGTACTGAAGAAGCTCGAAGACATGGGCCAACTCGACAACACGATCGTCGTCTTCACCACCGACAACGGCGCCGAGACCATCACCTTCCCGGACGGCGGCGTCACACCGTTCAAGGGCGGCAAGCTGAGCACCTGGGAGGGCGGCATGCGCGCTCCGATGGTGATTCGCTGGCCCGGCGTCATCAAGCCCGGCACGGTCAAGAACGAAATGTTTTCCGCCCTCGACTGGCTCCCGACCTTCGTCGAGATCGCCGGCGGGCCCAAGGGCGACGCACTGAAGCAACAGGTCGAGGCCGGCTATCCTAATATGGTCAAGACCACCCTCGACGGTGTTAATCAGATCGACTATCTGAGCGGCAAGTCCGACAAGTCGGCCCGCGACCACTTCCTGTATTACTCCGGCAAGGAGCCGTCGGCGGTCCGCTACAAGAACTGGAAGATGTACTTCGCGATGGTGTCGGACTCGCCAGCTGGCTTCATTGCCGGTGTGCAGCCCTACTCCTGGACCCAGGTCGTCAACATCAAGCGCGATCCTTTCGAAACCTCCGTTGGTACACAGCTGAAGACGTTGTTCGGCATGGCCGGGGCTATTGCTTCTCCGTCTACTGCCTACGTCTATGATTGGAACATGCTGCCGATCGGCCAGCAGCTGTGGCTGAGGCACCTGGAGACCTTCATCAAATTCCCGCCGCTGCAGGACCCGGCCAGCTACAACCTGGAACAGGTCATGCAGCGAGTGAAGGACATGAAGACGGCCGGCCGCAGCGACTAG